ATCAAGGTGGGGGCGGTCTTCCACTGCCTGGTCTGTGGGGGCATGGCCTCGGAAAGAACCTGTCCAGAAGCGCACCGGGACAAGCGGCTAAGCATCAGCATGACCATGGTGCGATCCCTTTTAAGGGAAGGCAAGACCCCGCCCCCCGAGCTGGTGCGGCCAGAGCTCCTACCCATCCTCCGAGAAGGAATCTAGGCCCAGAAACCGCTTTCGGCAGGGATATCCAACCCCCTTCAGGAACCTCGAGGGGAACCGGGGCCCTCCTTTGCCCAAGCAAGAAACCTCCGGGCTCCCTCCGGCCTGGCAGGGAGATAGAGGTGGACAAAGCTTCCCAGAATGCGGCCATCCGTGTAGCCCTCCACCCCCTGCCCTCCCACCCGCCGCCAAGCGGGGCTCATGGAAGGTTCCATGCGGGCATAGTGGAACTCGTGCCCCTTGAGAACCTCGCCCTTTTGGGCTAGCGGATTGCCCCTTAAGGCCTCCACCTCCCGGTAGCCCAGGACCGGTCCCTGGCCCATGCGGGCTTCCCCAGGGACCAGGCCCACCATAGGGAAGAACCTGTCCCCTATCCAAAGGCCTCGGGAGAGGTAGATGTACCCTCCGCACTCGGCCACGACGGGGCCTGGGAACCCGCGGATGGCTTCCAGCAGGGGTTGGTTTTGCGCAAGCTCCTGGGCAAAGAGCTCCGGGTAGCCACCTCCTAAAAGAAGGGCCTGGGCCTTGGGCAAGGCGGGGTCCTGAAGGGGGCTAAAGGGAATGAGCTCCGCCCCCAAGGCCTGCAAAAGCTCCAGGCCCTCAGGGTAGTAGAAGCGAAACGCCTGGTCCCAGGCGTAGGCCACGGCCACCTGGGGGGGGTGGCTTTCGGGCAAGAAAGGAGGCACTTGGGGAAGGGGTTCCGCCTCTTGGGCCAGGCGGAGGAGGCCCTCGAGATCCAAGGTCGCCGCCTGGACAAGGGCCTTAAGGGGAGGCTCCACCTCCCC
The window above is part of the Thermus albus genome. Proteins encoded here:
- a CDS encoding cobyrinate a,c-diamide synthase, with protein sequence MERIPRLVLAAPHSGAGKTTVALALIGALGERGLRVQPFKVGPDYMDPTHLGHGRSPYIGAASGRKVYNLDGFFLDGEGLLALFQHGARGADLALVEGVMGLFDGKDPWGKVGSTAQVAKLLQAPVVLVVDASAMAGSIAPLAEGFRRFDPEVRVVGVFANRVGGVRHAELLREALVRVGLPLLGWLPQDPALEIPERHLGLVLAGEVEPPLKALVQAATLDLEGLLRLAQEAEPLPQVPPFLPESHPPQVAVAYAWDQAFRFYYPEGLELLQALGAELIPFSPLQDPALPKAQALLLGGGYPELFAQELAQNQPLLEAIRGFPGPVVAECGGYIYLSRGLWIGDRFFPMVGLVPGEARMGQGPVLGYREVEALRGNPLAQKGEVLKGHEFHYARMEPSMSPAWRRVGGQGVEGYTDGRILGSFVHLYLPARPEGARRFLAWAKEGPGSPRGS